In Bombus fervidus isolate BK054 chromosome 13, iyBomFerv1, whole genome shotgun sequence, a single genomic region encodes these proteins:
- the LOC139993468 gene encoding uncharacterized protein isoform X1: MSARKFVRIITPDSIEYRYFPITKSRLRLSMQAAHDARISLRTHLGGDSNVYEIIIGGWRNTMSAIKRNNQEQDVAEAETRNILNAQYMFNIWIQWCCDGTLKIGRQNGDVFLAYKDRNPFVINYIGVSTAWGATGEFLIEESPCTSLVVRQQLVDTCYCWIDCNESDGLPQNAVMASEDGLYIGRVHHRDSITPGGIRNNVCTIPWGGASHDKKDFQILCGKDVNWVKSWEGSVPLYALPAGETEDGHALFIGRVLHEGVYHIGKIQPNHQICYIGVHGHEERYIDYETLVVCDYYAVEYVGR; this comes from the exons ATGTCAGCACGTAAATTTG tTAGGATTATTACACCTGATAGCATAGAATATCGTTATTTTCCCATCACAAAATCTCGCCTCAGGCTGAGTATGCAAGCTGCTCATGATGCAAGAATTTCCTTACGTACACATTTGGGTGGAGACTCAAATGTGTATGAG ATTATTATTGGAGGATGGAGAAACACAATGTCAGCCATAAAAAGGAATAACCAAGAACAAGATGTGGCAGAAGCAGAAACAAGAAACATATTAAATGCTCAGTATATGTTCAATATTTGGATTCA ATGGTGTTGTGATGGAACTTTAAAGATTGGTCGTCAAAATGGTGATGTTTTTCTAGCATACAAAGACAGAAATCcgtttgttataaattatatagggGTTAGCACAGCGTGGGGTGCAACTGGTGAATTTTTGATAGAAG AATCACCGTGTACATCTCTAGTTGTTAGGCAACAATTGGTAGACACTTGCTACTGTTGGATAGATTGTAACGAATCAGATGGTCTTCCACAAAACGCTGTAATGGCCTCAGAAGATGGTTTGTATATAGGCCGCGTTCATCACAGAGATTCGATCACACCTGGTGGTATCAGAAATAATGTATGTACAATCCCATGGGGTGGAGCCTCTCacgataaaaaagattttcaaatattatgcGGCAAAGATGTGAATTGGGTAAAATCATGGGAAGGAAGTGTTCCTTTGTACGCTCTTCCTGCTGGTGAAACCGAAGATGGCCACGCTCTTTTTATAGGCAGAGTGTTACACGAAGGTGTATATCACATAGGAAAAATACAGCCGAATCATCAAATATGTTATATAGGCGTACACGGCCATGAAGAACGTTACATAGATTATGAAACTTTAGTCGTTTGTGATTATTATGCTGTGGAATATGTTGGTAGATAA
- the LOC139993468 gene encoding uncharacterized protein isoform X2, whose translation MTFIRIITPDSIEYRYFPITKSRLRLSMQAAHDARISLRTHLGGDSNVYEIIIGGWRNTMSAIKRNNQEQDVAEAETRNILNAQYMFNIWIQWCCDGTLKIGRQNGDVFLAYKDRNPFVINYIGVSTAWGATGEFLIEESPCTSLVVRQQLVDTCYCWIDCNESDGLPQNAVMASEDGLYIGRVHHRDSITPGGIRNNVCTIPWGGASHDKKDFQILCGKDVNWVKSWEGSVPLYALPAGETEDGHALFIGRVLHEGVYHIGKIQPNHQICYIGVHGHEERYIDYETLVVCDYYAVEYVGR comes from the exons ATGACTTTTA tTAGGATTATTACACCTGATAGCATAGAATATCGTTATTTTCCCATCACAAAATCTCGCCTCAGGCTGAGTATGCAAGCTGCTCATGATGCAAGAATTTCCTTACGTACACATTTGGGTGGAGACTCAAATGTGTATGAG ATTATTATTGGAGGATGGAGAAACACAATGTCAGCCATAAAAAGGAATAACCAAGAACAAGATGTGGCAGAAGCAGAAACAAGAAACATATTAAATGCTCAGTATATGTTCAATATTTGGATTCA ATGGTGTTGTGATGGAACTTTAAAGATTGGTCGTCAAAATGGTGATGTTTTTCTAGCATACAAAGACAGAAATCcgtttgttataaattatatagggGTTAGCACAGCGTGGGGTGCAACTGGTGAATTTTTGATAGAAG AATCACCGTGTACATCTCTAGTTGTTAGGCAACAATTGGTAGACACTTGCTACTGTTGGATAGATTGTAACGAATCAGATGGTCTTCCACAAAACGCTGTAATGGCCTCAGAAGATGGTTTGTATATAGGCCGCGTTCATCACAGAGATTCGATCACACCTGGTGGTATCAGAAATAATGTATGTACAATCCCATGGGGTGGAGCCTCTCacgataaaaaagattttcaaatattatgcGGCAAAGATGTGAATTGGGTAAAATCATGGGAAGGAAGTGTTCCTTTGTACGCTCTTCCTGCTGGTGAAACCGAAGATGGCCACGCTCTTTTTATAGGCAGAGTGTTACACGAAGGTGTATATCACATAGGAAAAATACAGCCGAATCATCAAATATGTTATATAGGCGTACACGGCCATGAAGAACGTTACATAGATTATGAAACTTTAGTCGTTTGTGATTATTATGCTGTGGAATATGTTGGTAGATAA
- the LOC139993704 gene encoding uncharacterized protein isoform X2, with protein MDFYGGGNTGHSLTNSRSQGNLDESLRSSSYNGFSPSSHNTGFSTTYATAATHDNLASSSYFPNNAAQSSFDSYNNNNNNADSGFEAYTQGSDQAGSDFNQFSANKHKNPSYMRFSDNISGATNTGSYPETSEASSFRGDYSGDSFRSHTSQNTGFIDSADPAFNREVSNLFNSPSTDYSYGKHKENTFGGSNKFMTDIYSMNPDTRYVRGNHGNMGRDYTSSMFLANSGQSSPFGNVRGSAGAYGSGKFGKYNKHLGDYTSSAGLNYLSKEQDVDYLLSSYGKGSGKLAVIKEGRPSSYVSQSYLGGPTYLNKIIGSYKSKPSFMNSYHSSSPIGYSSMSGLHGSSSGNSYADSPPLRRYRSNSYIPGHASPYPGYY; from the coding sequence ATGGACTTTTACGGTGGAGGAAATACTGGACACTCGTTGACCAACAGCAGGAGCCAAGGAAACCTCGATGAAAGTTTAAGGAGCAGCTCTTACAACGGATTTTCACCCAGTTCCCATAATACTGGTTTCTCTACTACTTATGCTACTGCTGCCACTCACGATAATCTGGCGTCGAGCTCTTATTTCCCTAACAACGCTGCACAATCCAGTTTTGACagttataataataacaacaacaatgCTGATTCGGGTTTCGAGGCTTACACGCAAGGCAGCGATCAAGCTGGATCGGACTTCAATCAATTCTCCGCTAACAAGCACAAGAATCCTTCTTATATGAGATTTTCCGATAACATATCCGGTGCTACTAATACAGGAAGCTATCCAGAGACTTCAGAGGCTTCTTCGTTTAGAGGAGATTATTCTGGAGATTCTTTTAGGAGTCACACATCTCAAAATACAGGATTCATAGACAGTGCTGACCCAGCTTTCAACAGAGAAGTTTCTAATCTCTTCAACAGCCCTAGTACCGATTATTCGTACGGAAAGCATAAAGAAAATACTTTTGGAGGAAGTAACAAGTTCATGACCGACATCTACTCCATGAATCCTGATACTCGCTACGTGCGAGGAAATCACGGGAATATGGGACGTGATTATACTTCTTCTATGTTTTTGGCCAACTCTGGCCAAAGCAGTCCATTCGGCAACGTTCGAGGAAGCGCTGGTGCTTATGGATCAGGAAAATTCGGCAAGTATAATAAGCATTTGGGTGATTATACCTCCAGTGCAGGTTTGAACTACCTTTCGAAGGAGCAAGACGTTGATTACTTGCTCAGTAGTTATGGTAAAGGCAGTGGAAAACTGGCCGTGATTAAAGAAGGTAGACCGAGCAGTTATGTTAGCCAATCTTATCTTGGCGGACCTACGTACCTTAATAAGATTATTGGAAGTTATAAGAGCAAACCCAGTTTCATGAATTCATATCATAGCAGTTCACCGATTGGTTATTCATCGATGTCTGGCTTACATGGTAGTTCCAGTGGTAACAGTTATGCAGATAGTCCACCACTGAGAAGATATCGGAGCAATAGCTATATACCAGGGCATGCTAGTCCATATCCCGGTTATTATTGA
- the Rae1 gene encoding ribonucleic acid export 1, which yields MFNQSGGLQTGTSTTSNPMQDYEVVSPPDDSVSSLAFSPACIPQNFLVAGSWDCNVRCWEVEQSGKTVPKSMQSMAAPVLDVCWSDDGTKVFMAGCDKTAKCWDLASNQSIQVAQHDAPIKTCHWIKATTYSCLMTGSWDKTLRFWDLRSPKPAMTINLIERCYCADVDYPMAAVGTAGRGLIVYQLEGSPREYKTVELNLKYQYRCIAIFRDKKKVPTGFAIGSTEGRVAIHHLNLGSKENFTFKCHRTNGTPNGYQDIYAVNDIAFHPVHGTIATVGGDGTFGFWDKDARTKLKSSEPMEQPITRCCFNHNGQIFAYAVSYDWSKGHEYYNPAKKNSIFLRPCFEELKPKASP from the exons ATGTTTAATCAAAGCGGGGGACTACAAACTGGCACGTCGACTACTTCTAATCCAATGCAAGATTATGAGGTTGTCTCCCCACCTGATGATTCTGTCTCCAGTCTCGCATTTAGTCCTGCTTGTATTCCACAAAATTTCCTTGTTGCTGGCTCTTGGGATTGCAATGTTCGCTGTTGGGAAGTCGAGCAGTCTGGTAAAACTGTTCCTAAATCAATGCAATCCATGGCTGCTCCAGTTCTTGATGTTTGTTGGAGTGAT GATGGAACGAAAGTATTCATGGCAGGTTGCGACAAAACAGCAAAATGTTGGGATTTAGCTTCCAATCAAAGTATTCAAGTAGCACAACACGATGCACCTATTAAAACTTGTCATTGGATTAAAGCAACCACATATTCATGTCTTATGACTGGTTCTTGGGATAAAACCTTAAGA TTTTGGGATCTGCGAAGTCCTAAGCCAGCAATgactataaatttaattgaaagatGTTACTGCGCTGATGtt GATTATCCAATGGCAGCAGTAGGAACTGCTGGACGTGGATTAATAGTTTATCAATTGGAAGGCAGTCCTCGAGAGTATAAGACGGTAgaactaaatttaaaatatcagtATCGATGTATCGCGATTTTTAGAGATAAGAAGAAAGTTCCAACTGGTTTTGCAATTGGCAGCACAGAGGGTCGGGTAGCCATACACCATCTGAATCTAGGTTCAAAAGAAAACTTCACTTTCAAATGTCATAGAACAAATGGAACCCCTAATGGATACCAAGATATCTATGCA GTAAATGATATCGCATTTCATCCAGTTCATGGTACTATTGCAACCGTCGGAGGAGACGGTACGTTTGGATTTTGGGACAAAGATGCTAGAACTAAATTGAAGTCTTCAGAACCTATGGAGCAACCAATTACTCGATGTTGTTTCAATCACAATGgacaaatatttgcatatGCAGTGTCATACGATTGGTCAAAA GGTCATGAATACTATAATCCAGCAAAGAAGAACTCTATATTCCTTAGACCCTGCTTTGAAGAACTAAAACCTAAAGCGTCGCCATAA
- the LOC139993704 gene encoding uncharacterized protein isoform X1 gives MANFISLSAVVLGCILLTHAEPPASVNSYSISGENNGFEYNSNIINGAYIPGKEGHRENMDFYGGGNTGHSLTNSRSQGNLDESLRSSSYNGFSPSSHNTGFSTTYATAATHDNLASSSYFPNNAAQSSFDSYNNNNNNADSGFEAYTQGSDQAGSDFNQFSANKHKNPSYMRFSDNISGATNTGSYPETSEASSFRGDYSGDSFRSHTSQNTGFIDSADPAFNREVSNLFNSPSTDYSYGKHKENTFGGSNKFMTDIYSMNPDTRYVRGNHGNMGRDYTSSMFLANSGQSSPFGNVRGSAGAYGSGKFGKYNKHLGDYTSSAGLNYLSKEQDVDYLLSSYGKGSGKLAVIKEGRPSSYVSQSYLGGPTYLNKIIGSYKSKPSFMNSYHSSSPIGYSSMSGLHGSSSGNSYADSPPLRRYRSNSYIPGHASPYPGYY, from the exons ATGGCGAATTTCATTTCGCTC AGTGCAGTAGTCCTCGGTTGCATCCTGCTGACCCACGCGGAACCACCGGCATCGGTTAACA GCTATTCTATCAGCGGGGAGAACAATGGATTCGAGTATAACAGCAATATTATCAACGGTGCCTACATACCTGGGAAAGAAGGTCATAGAGAAAACATGGACTTTTACGGTGGAGGAAATACTGGACACTCGTTGACCAACAGCAGGAGCCAAGGAAACCTCGATGAAAGTTTAAGGAGCAGCTCTTACAACGGATTTTCACCCAGTTCCCATAATACTGGTTTCTCTACTACTTATGCTACTGCTGCCACTCACGATAATCTGGCGTCGAGCTCTTATTTCCCTAACAACGCTGCACAATCCAGTTTTGACagttataataataacaacaacaatgCTGATTCGGGTTTCGAGGCTTACACGCAAGGCAGCGATCAAGCTGGATCGGACTTCAATCAATTCTCCGCTAACAAGCACAAGAATCCTTCTTATATGAGATTTTCCGATAACATATCCGGTGCTACTAATACAGGAAGCTATCCAGAGACTTCAGAGGCTTCTTCGTTTAGAGGAGATTATTCTGGAGATTCTTTTAGGAGTCACACATCTCAAAATACAGGATTCATAGACAGTGCTGACCCAGCTTTCAACAGAGAAGTTTCTAATCTCTTCAACAGCCCTAGTACCGATTATTCGTACGGAAAGCATAAAGAAAATACTTTTGGAGGAAGTAACAAGTTCATGACCGACATCTACTCCATGAATCCTGATACTCGCTACGTGCGAGGAAATCACGGGAATATGGGACGTGATTATACTTCTTCTATGTTTTTGGCCAACTCTGGCCAAAGCAGTCCATTCGGCAACGTTCGAGGAAGCGCTGGTGCTTATGGATCAGGAAAATTCGGCAAGTATAATAAGCATTTGGGTGATTATACCTCCAGTGCAGGTTTGAACTACCTTTCGAAGGAGCAAGACGTTGATTACTTGCTCAGTAGTTATGGTAAAGGCAGTGGAAAACTGGCCGTGATTAAAGAAGGTAGACCGAGCAGTTATGTTAGCCAATCTTATCTTGGCGGACCTACGTACCTTAATAAGATTATTGGAAGTTATAAGAGCAAACCCAGTTTCATGAATTCATATCATAGCAGTTCACCGATTGGTTATTCATCGATGTCTGGCTTACATGGTAGTTCCAGTGGTAACAGTTATGCAGATAGTCCACCACTGAGAAGATATCGGAGCAATAGCTATATACCAGGGCATGCTAGTCCATATCCCGGTTATTATTGA